A window of the Drosophila simulans strain w501 chromosome 2L, Prin_Dsim_3.1, whole genome shotgun sequence genome harbors these coding sequences:
- the LOC27206663 gene encoding vacuolar protein sorting-associated protein 41 homolog isoform X7 has product MAKALPLISCDSWADSINEEDVEPKFKYHRLANDLKYMLNADVITCSAVHLKFLIFGTFRGRVCIFDHQGNSVYSNLSASERYTHQVAVNNIDVDHKGEYVATCSDDGKVNITGLFSSDNNHSLSFGKCIKVVSLEPDSKAHIKRFVVGDDKLILYERNLLKKLKPVELCSVEGSVLSICWHGNFIAWASHIGVRVYDLNERCSLGLIKWEVPPQERLENFRCHLRWSNKHTLLIGWVDTIRVCVIRKRNSIEASTGNLPVYIVDPISTFQTTFYVCGLAPLSAKQLVVLGFRKEKSSCFKAQRPVLCVIEYKMNSSEEICTDSLTLRGFEEYTVNDYSLGGIIEENRFYIVAPKDIVVASLIETDDRIEWLIKHSKFEEAMELISANGGNVPVLSVAKLYVNHLLALKKYDDAAKLCLRMLGNDKVLWEEEVFKFVKCQQLRSVSAYLPTSDECKLDPHVYEMVLYEFLKFDVCGFLNLIKEWPSHLYDGLAVINAIHDNFRKHHANQLLESLALLYSYQGDFESALRMYLKTRMSFN; this is encoded by the exons atggCTAAAGCTTTGCCGCTCATCAGTTGT GACTCTTGGGCCGATAGCATAAATGAGGAAGATGTGGAGCCCAAATTCAAGTATCACCGTCTCGCAAACGATTTGAAATACATGCTCAATGCTGATGTCATCACTTGTAGCGCTGTACACTTAAAG TTTCTTATATTTGGAACTTTCCGAGGGCGTGTTTGTATATTTGACCATCAAGGAAACTCAGTCTACTCAAATCTTAGCGCTAGCGAACGGTACACTCACCAAGTGGCAGTAAACAATATCGATGTAGATCATAAGGGCGAGTATGTGGCCACATGCTCCGACGACGGAAAA GTCAACATAACGGGGTTGTTTAGCTCTGATAACAATCACAGTCTTAGCTTTGGCAAATGTATAAAGGTCGTATCACTGGAGCCCGATTCCAAAGCTCACATTAAGAGATTTGTAGTGG GCGACGACAAACTTATTTTGTACGAGCGTAACTTGCTAAAGAAGCTTAAACCAGTTGAACTGTGCTCAGTCGAAGGCAGTGTTTTGTCGATCTGCTGGCACGGCAACTTTATTGCCTGGGCAAGTCATATAGGAGTTCGAGTCTACGATTTAAACGAAAGATGCTCACTTGGATTAATAAAATGGGAGGTTCCTCCTCAGGAGCGACTAGAAAATTTTCGATGCCACCTTCGCTGGTCCAACAAGCATACATTGTTGATTGGCTGGGTAGACACTATTCGTGTTTGCGTAATTCGAAAGAGAAATTCAATCGAAGCTTCAACTGGCAATCTGCCTGTCTACATTGTGGATCCAA TCTCGACATTTCAAACAACTTTCTACGTATGTGGGCTTGCACCATTATCTGCAAAGCAATTGGTGGTTCTTGGCTTTCGCAAGGAAAAAAGCTCTTGTTTTAAAGCCCAACGACCTGTATTATGCGTTATTGAATACAAAATGAATAGCAGCGAGGAAATCTGCACAGACAGTTTAACTTTACGCGGCTTTGAGGAGTACACCGTGAATGACTATAGTCTGGGTGGCATAATCGAGGAGAATCGGTTTTATATTGTGGCCCCAAAGGATATTGTTGTAGCTAGTCTTATTGAAACAGATGATCGTATAGAATGGTTGATTAAACACAG taaatttgaGGAGGCAATGGAACTTATATCTGCGAATGGAGGTAATGTTCCCGTACTTTCCGTTGCCAA aCTTTATGTTAACCATTTACTGGCGCTTAAGAAGTATGATGACGCAGCAAAACTTTGCCTCCGCATGCTAGGCAATGACAAAGTCCTTTGGGAAGAGGAAGTTTTTAAGTTTGTAAAGTGTCAGCAGCTACGATCAGTTAGCGCCTATCTGCCGACCTCCGACGAATGCAAACTTGATCCCCATGTATACGAAATGGTTTTATACGAGTTTCTCAAATTTGATGTATGTGGTTTCTTGAATCTTATCAAAGAATGGCCATCTCATCTTTATGACGGCCTGGCTGTTATTAACGCTATTCACGATAACTTTCGAAAGCACCATGCCAATCAGTTGCTGGAATCATTGGCTCTTTTGTATTCCTATCAAGGTGACTTCGAAAGTGCCCTTCGCATGTATTTAAA AACAAGGATGTCTTTCAATTAA
- the LOC27206663 gene encoding vacuolar protein sorting-associated protein 41 homolog isoform X4, translating into MLNADVITCSAVHLKFLIFGTFRGRVCIFDHQGNSVYSNLSASERYTHQVAVNNIDVDHKGEYVATCSDDGKVNITGLFSSDNNHSLSFGKCIKVVSLEPDSKAHIKRFVVGDDKLILYERNLLKKLKPVELCSVEGSVLSICWHGNFIAWASHIGVRVYDLNERCSLGLIKWEVPPQERLENFRCHLRWSNKHTLLIGWVDTIRVCVIRKRNSIEASTGNLPVYIVDPISTFQTTFYVCGLAPLSAKQLVVLGFRKEKSSCFKAQRPVLCVIEYKMNSSEEICTDSLTLRGFEEYTVNDYSLGGIIEENRFYIVAPKDIVVASLIETDDRIEWLIKHSKFEEAMELISANGGNVPVLSVAKLYVNHLLALKKYDDAAKLCLRMLGNDKVLWEEEVFKFVKCQQLRSVSAYLPTSDECKLDPHVYEMVLYEFLKFDVCGFLNLIKEWPSHLYDGLAVINAIHDNFRKHHANQLLESLALLYSYQGDFESALRMYLKLQNKDVFQLIRRYELYDVISKLIIPLIQLDRDCAFEILLDKKKIKTEIVVHQLEHKQEYLYWYLDSLLKKDPSNVFQKKLISLYAIFDRNKLLPFLKRSKDYDIQEALVVCKQENFYPEIVYLLGCMGGVEAAEALNIIIHRIRDIEMAIEFCKEHDDNDLWNALINEFSNHPEIVTKVLDGIVDYFSPAVVVGKIKMGQNIPNLRQSLIKMLWHYNLQGEILSSAQQIQLSDYFEIHSEIVTTQRRGQQVSNEQMCSLCHRPVLMLRGGMSWALDLDDFRGLCGCGKHPLLRTLNQELLGISGQKAKDCT; encoded by the exons ATGCTCAATGCTGATGTCATCACTTGTAGCGCTGTACACTTAAAG TTTCTTATATTTGGAACTTTCCGAGGGCGTGTTTGTATATTTGACCATCAAGGAAACTCAGTCTACTCAAATCTTAGCGCTAGCGAACGGTACACTCACCAAGTGGCAGTAAACAATATCGATGTAGATCATAAGGGCGAGTATGTGGCCACATGCTCCGACGACGGAAAA GTCAACATAACGGGGTTGTTTAGCTCTGATAACAATCACAGTCTTAGCTTTGGCAAATGTATAAAGGTCGTATCACTGGAGCCCGATTCCAAAGCTCACATTAAGAGATTTGTAGTGG GCGACGACAAACTTATTTTGTACGAGCGTAACTTGCTAAAGAAGCTTAAACCAGTTGAACTGTGCTCAGTCGAAGGCAGTGTTTTGTCGATCTGCTGGCACGGCAACTTTATTGCCTGGGCAAGTCATATAGGAGTTCGAGTCTACGATTTAAACGAAAGATGCTCACTTGGATTAATAAAATGGGAGGTTCCTCCTCAGGAGCGACTAGAAAATTTTCGATGCCACCTTCGCTGGTCCAACAAGCATACATTGTTGATTGGCTGGGTAGACACTATTCGTGTTTGCGTAATTCGAAAGAGAAATTCAATCGAAGCTTCAACTGGCAATCTGCCTGTCTACATTGTGGATCCAA TCTCGACATTTCAAACAACTTTCTACGTATGTGGGCTTGCACCATTATCTGCAAAGCAATTGGTGGTTCTTGGCTTTCGCAAGGAAAAAAGCTCTTGTTTTAAAGCCCAACGACCTGTATTATGCGTTATTGAATACAAAATGAATAGCAGCGAGGAAATCTGCACAGACAGTTTAACTTTACGCGGCTTTGAGGAGTACACCGTGAATGACTATAGTCTGGGTGGCATAATCGAGGAGAATCGGTTTTATATTGTGGCCCCAAAGGATATTGTTGTAGCTAGTCTTATTGAAACAGATGATCGTATAGAATGGTTGATTAAACACAG taaatttgaGGAGGCAATGGAACTTATATCTGCGAATGGAGGTAATGTTCCCGTACTTTCCGTTGCCAA aCTTTATGTTAACCATTTACTGGCGCTTAAGAAGTATGATGACGCAGCAAAACTTTGCCTCCGCATGCTAGGCAATGACAAAGTCCTTTGGGAAGAGGAAGTTTTTAAGTTTGTAAAGTGTCAGCAGCTACGATCAGTTAGCGCCTATCTGCCGACCTCCGACGAATGCAAACTTGATCCCCATGTATACGAAATGGTTTTATACGAGTTTCTCAAATTTGATGTATGTGGTTTCTTGAATCTTATCAAAGAATGGCCATCTCATCTTTATGACGGCCTGGCTGTTATTAACGCTATTCACGATAACTTTCGAAAGCACCATGCCAATCAGTTGCTGGAATCATTGGCTCTTTTGTATTCCTATCAAGGTGACTTCGAAAGTGCCCTTCGCATGTATTTAAA GTTGCAGAACAAGGATGTCTTTCAATTAATTCGCCGGTATGAGCTTTACGATGTCATTTCAAAACTGATTATTCCACTTATTCAATTGGATCGTGACTGCGCCTTTGAAATACTACTTgacaagaaaaaaataaagactGAGATAGTTGTCCACCAGCTAGAGCACAAACAAGAGTATCTGTACTGG TACTTAGATTCTTTACTTAAAAAGGATCCCAGTAATGTGTTTCAAAAAAAACTTATCTCCTTATATGCCATTTTCGATCGAAACAAACTATTGCCCTTTCTAAAGCGTTCAAAGGACTATGACATTCAGGAGGCGTTGGTCGTATGCAAACAGGAAAACTTTTATCCAGAAATAGTCTACCTGCTCGGTTGTATGGGTGGTGTAGAAGCGGCCGAAGCACTAAATATCATTATTCACCGC aTCAGAGACATAGAAATGGCCATCGAGTTTTGCAAGGAGCACGATGACAACGATCTTTGGAATGCACTTATTAATGAATTTAGCAATCATCCTGAAATCGTGACGAAAGTTTTGGACGGCATAGTTG ACTACTTTAGCCCAGCGGTGGTTGTTGGAAAGATAAAAATGGGACAGAACATTCCAAACCTACGACAATCACTTATTAAAATGCTGTGGCACTACAATCTTCAAGGTGAAATTTTATCCTCTGCCCAACAAATTCAACTTAGTGACTATTTTGAAATTCACTCGGAGATAGTCACCACGCAAAGACGAGGTCAGCAGGTTTCCAACGAACAAATGTGCTCATTGTGCCACCGTCCAGTACTGATG
- the LOC27206663 gene encoding vacuolar protein sorting-associated protein 41 homolog isoform X6 gives MLRRRKISTFQTTFYVCGLAPLSAKQLVVLGFRKEKSSCFKAQRPVLCVIEYKMNSSEEICTDSLTLRGFEEYTVNDYSLGGIIEENRFYIVAPKDIVVASLIETDDRIEWLIKHSKFEEAMELISANGGNVPVLSVAKLYVNHLLALKKYDDAAKLCLRMLGNDKVLWEEEVFKFVKCQQLRSVSAYLPTSDECKLDPHVYEMVLYEFLKFDVCGFLNLIKEWPSHLYDGLAVINAIHDNFRKHHANQLLESLALLYSYQGDFESALRMYLKLQNKDVFQLIRRYELYDVISKLIIPLIQLDRDCAFEILLDKKKIKTEIVVHQLEHKQEYLYWYLDSLLKKDPSNVFQKKLISLYAIFDRNKLLPFLKRSKDYDIQEALVVCKQENFYPEIVYLLGCMGGVEAAEALNIIIHRIRDIEMAIEFCKEHDDNDLWNALINEFSNHPEIVTKVLDGIVDYFSPAVVVGKIKMGQNIPNLRQSLIKMLWHYNLQGEILSSAQQIQLSDYFEIHSEIVTTQRRGQQVSNEQMCSLCHRPVLMLRGGMSWALDLDDFRGLCGCGKHPLLRTLNQELLGISGQKAKDCT, from the exons ATGCTCCGACGACGGAAAA TCTCGACATTTCAAACAACTTTCTACGTATGTGGGCTTGCACCATTATCTGCAAAGCAATTGGTGGTTCTTGGCTTTCGCAAGGAAAAAAGCTCTTGTTTTAAAGCCCAACGACCTGTATTATGCGTTATTGAATACAAAATGAATAGCAGCGAGGAAATCTGCACAGACAGTTTAACTTTACGCGGCTTTGAGGAGTACACCGTGAATGACTATAGTCTGGGTGGCATAATCGAGGAGAATCGGTTTTATATTGTGGCCCCAAAGGATATTGTTGTAGCTAGTCTTATTGAAACAGATGATCGTATAGAATGGTTGATTAAACACAG taaatttgaGGAGGCAATGGAACTTATATCTGCGAATGGAGGTAATGTTCCCGTACTTTCCGTTGCCAA aCTTTATGTTAACCATTTACTGGCGCTTAAGAAGTATGATGACGCAGCAAAACTTTGCCTCCGCATGCTAGGCAATGACAAAGTCCTTTGGGAAGAGGAAGTTTTTAAGTTTGTAAAGTGTCAGCAGCTACGATCAGTTAGCGCCTATCTGCCGACCTCCGACGAATGCAAACTTGATCCCCATGTATACGAAATGGTTTTATACGAGTTTCTCAAATTTGATGTATGTGGTTTCTTGAATCTTATCAAAGAATGGCCATCTCATCTTTATGACGGCCTGGCTGTTATTAACGCTATTCACGATAACTTTCGAAAGCACCATGCCAATCAGTTGCTGGAATCATTGGCTCTTTTGTATTCCTATCAAGGTGACTTCGAAAGTGCCCTTCGCATGTATTTAAA GTTGCAGAACAAGGATGTCTTTCAATTAATTCGCCGGTATGAGCTTTACGATGTCATTTCAAAACTGATTATTCCACTTATTCAATTGGATCGTGACTGCGCCTTTGAAATACTACTTgacaagaaaaaaataaagactGAGATAGTTGTCCACCAGCTAGAGCACAAACAAGAGTATCTGTACTGG TACTTAGATTCTTTACTTAAAAAGGATCCCAGTAATGTGTTTCAAAAAAAACTTATCTCCTTATATGCCATTTTCGATCGAAACAAACTATTGCCCTTTCTAAAGCGTTCAAAGGACTATGACATTCAGGAGGCGTTGGTCGTATGCAAACAGGAAAACTTTTATCCAGAAATAGTCTACCTGCTCGGTTGTATGGGTGGTGTAGAAGCGGCCGAAGCACTAAATATCATTATTCACCGC aTCAGAGACATAGAAATGGCCATCGAGTTTTGCAAGGAGCACGATGACAACGATCTTTGGAATGCACTTATTAATGAATTTAGCAATCATCCTGAAATCGTGACGAAAGTTTTGGACGGCATAGTTG ACTACTTTAGCCCAGCGGTGGTTGTTGGAAAGATAAAAATGGGACAGAACATTCCAAACCTACGACAATCACTTATTAAAATGCTGTGGCACTACAATCTTCAAGGTGAAATTTTATCCTCTGCCCAACAAATTCAACTTAGTGACTATTTTGAAATTCACTCGGAGATAGTCACCACGCAAAGACGAGGTCAGCAGGTTTCCAACGAACAAATGTGCTCATTGTGCCACCGTCCAGTACTGATG